The DNA region AATTTTCTTATCCTTGCTATATACACCTGTTTCCATATTTTTATTATAACATGCTGCTCTTAAAAAAACCAGCCCTTTTTTAAAATATGCTCTATTGCTGTATAAAAAATTTTATGAAGAGGCCCTTTTGAATATCAGATTCAAAATATGTTTGTTGTAAGTTTTGATGAGTTCAATGGATATTTCCACAAGAAAATTAACGAAGAAGATTATATTATAACTTATACGATATTCAAAGAAAACTTCACCTTACGAAAATTATCAGATGAAATGAAAGAGCGTCTAATGTATAATACAAGTACTTATTGCTTGAATTTTAAAAATAAGGTGTTATGTTAGAAAATTTATTCCTTATCCTGCCGTATATTGTAATCCATTTTATTTTTTAGCAAATTCAATACCTGTAAACTTGTTTCAACAATTTTTTCACCTGCAGCTTCATCCAGGTAACTGTTCCCGGGAAGTTTTCTTACCTCATATCCTCCCTCTTTAAATGCCTGGCTGGTAGGTATATAACCTGCATATCCGTTGGTTAGTTCGGATACCATTGTATATTTAAACGGCGAGTTGTGCTTTATTTTAATTCCAAGCTCTGTAAACATTTCTCCGGGATTTGTGACAATTGCTATATTATCTCCAAGTTTTAAAGCATGTATGTCTAGTTCATGGACAGCAGGTTTCCGGTTGGAAAACATAAGTCTTGCTTTCCTATATATGTTAAAGAAATATTCACTCTCACCCGCTTCACCAAAAGTCATATCACTCTTTCCATCATATTCGCAGAATGGTCTTTCTGGGATAATTAGTTTTCTGCTGGCTATGCCAACACAATCAATGTCCTGATATTCCATTACAGCATCAATTTCCAGTACAGAACCTGCCAGGCCTCTTCCAATTTTTTTATAGAGTCCAGGGTTATTTCTTTCTGGGCTTTTATAGTCAATCCAATTAACATCGCCACAAGCTCCTGCTAGAAATAAAACCACTAAGTCATCCCCATAAACTTTCCTTAAAATGTCCCCCATCTGTCCTGCAAGATCTGCGCTTATGCCTCCAATATTTGCATTATTATGAAGAGCGTAATTTACAATGAATGCCACAGGCTCCCCATAGGCGTCTTCTATTTTTAGCACAATCAATTCAGGGTCCGTAACTCCCTCTGAAATGCAGTCTTTAAGGAACTCTGTGTTCACCCAGTTCATCACTATAGAACCATCGGGTTTCTTGAGTCTTCTGTTAAATACATGGTTCTCATTTTTCCCTTTACCTGCACCTATTTTCACAGGTTGTATTCTCTGTGCGGCCATGCATATAGCTGTAACAACCTGTCGCTTGAATACTTCCACATATTCCGTCCATGCCTGATACTCCCCTAACAGATCATCCCTCAGTGTCGGGCCTAAGTGCGTGTGTGTAGCGGCAATAAGAATGTTGTTTTGCGGTATATCGCAGCTTGCTTCTACTTCCTTGATAATATCTGCAAAAATCTCTCCTGGAATATAGCAAACATCAACAGAAACAACAGCTGCCTTTTCTTTACCATCACAGAAGACAACCGAATTTGCATACAAATTGTCTTTAATTTCACGGGCTACTACCTTTCCCAAGCTTCCTTCCAAACAAATTCCCAGAGGCGGTGTAATATTTGTCCTGTAGGTTCCTGCTTTTATTTTCGCTTCCATATTCTCCATATTCTCCATCTTCGTTTACTTTTATTGCATTTTTCTGACTTCTTTAAAATTTATAATCAACCTTAACTTTACTTCCCTTTTCTACCGATTCTACAACTGCAAGACAAACAGCAACAGTAGCAGCCCCTTGTTTTCCGTCTGTTAGTACAGACTTACCATTTAATATAATATCAGCAAACTCTTCAATTTCGCCAAAGGTATTATGAGTGCTAATAGGCACTGGATATATCAATCCTATTTCCTGCTCTCTTATATCGTGAAAAACCCTGCCTTCTTTTGAAATAGACTTTTTATATATAGTAATATAGGGAGACGTGTTGTCTGCTATAATGGTGCCTTTGTCTCCAT from Bacillota bacterium includes:
- a CDS encoding neutral/alkaline non-lysosomal ceramidase N-terminal domain-containing protein, which produces MEAKIKAGTYRTNITPPLGICLEGSLGKVVAREIKDNLYANSVVFCDGKEKAAVVSVDVCYIPGEIFADIIKEVEASCDIPQNNILIAATHTHLGPTLRDDLLGEYQAWTEYVEVFKRQVVTAICMAAQRIQPVKIGAGKGKNENHVFNRRLKKPDGSIVMNWVNTEFLKDCISEGVTDPELIVLKIEDAYGEPVAFIVNYALHNNANIGGISADLAGQMGDILRKVYGDDLVVLFLAGACGDVNWIDYKSPERNNPGLYKKIGRGLAGSVLEIDAVMEYQDIDCVGIASRKLIIPERPFCEYDGKSDMTFGEAGESEYFFNIYRKARLMFSNRKPAVHELDIHALKLGDNIAIVTNPGEMFTELGIKIKHNSPFKYTMVSELTNGYAGYIPTSQAFKEGGYEVRKLPGNSYLDEAAGEKIVETSLQVLNLLKNKMDYNIRQDKE